The following are from one region of the Heliangelus exortis chromosome 2, bHelExo1.hap1, whole genome shotgun sequence genome:
- the JCAD gene encoding junctional cadherin 5-associated protein isoform X2 has protein sequence MFSVEDLLISHGYKLTKNPPVSYENRYDGYRQEIAGNRSAQRTLNGFEAESRAGAYSKKPLVKTNSSSTESSHGSQGRQAGPGYHHGLQGLSTFHTSEGGVYDRPQLAWSSQPKTDKDLAYWRRRGQDFSVLLGYSQKGCMEMKGLAAAPGTPQQPRESHLQVGMGPGYVRRSGLQENCEAPGDCKWQSLGMESWNQPKKVGRQMSEGDREKLLHELYSLTLGDNVLSTHKGKSQSLPRVLSPESMRCVEMPALTNSNNSLTVTKGPSYPSNRLSVEPAKHHETGGHFLPLVKPKYGRPLKPPSYELQRQTRAPAETVGFQDHYQKDESVPYLAKANEPRQDVCIQDPGLEPPVYVPPPSYKSPSHQNLTPRPLNEVPNNEAYASSNQQGPVEQAVPCQRPAVNTFEAGGGPCKDNHLTHGKQSHVRRPADYLRSVQYIPFDDPRIRHIKIAPPEGLQDNSKYTENASSPSSGALQERDLEVQYNSAFLDASNLPSSAKGERTSESSTHSSRWLAPSIRDQGNCALPDQRDSCSTTNHSPHNKTSTECTKGKLSVTNSHMDSTCETVTKVKKFEPGTGMQSKKSSKKKMNETIFCLVSIPVKSESNLPDTDRNNNITQSPDKNGFDNNGALQEQSLLSMSSTDLELQALTGSMTNKNELQKQELWRPEEFKQMNDLRFIQPTKHGELKYSGSWPGDQYKDQQTQTSFSEEPKSPQFFHGTKPEQPNSNQLSPKLPGCMVSVIGSKQAEPDERICRQNAYGMKGQMYLNQSSNSAFSRTATSVLQAHSPKAHQSQPVPAQERENGLLSKGDIVKGEAGAPCNSKELFGQFLLKPVSRRPWDAISELESFNKELQEQEESTSSEDELESVTASLQAGAFTQRRASRNERPSQEESCVGKFGTVVPEVPAFKSGRVKSKSESWSVEIEHGSKLGCIGSQGFSKPGGSSEGVGPADGSLITEMRTGEAKSRTNKQPVHVGPLEKVLSSSPNNSCHSNPFNNPVLQEMSEDQNYLDFVKLSKGATPTNDTVLERGSITRLSLTRRNQGRSEPDLRSVGLDVTSGPGANNSDHSSNANAVEIPVNESLQARAARILGIDIAVESLLPDDKVGPLSGPVNGAQDSESSVGSTVSDKEGKKDVSYEGRRKCGWTESALFVRVGGRSSHPDERQTTQQETGAKTLATEQVLEQPTSPSQGEDQNLVCKSAAYQHSEKKVRSTSKVIETLQGKLTSPPSRTAMDRLVRMKEVDSVSRMRRLSIKSADSGEEVDEEKLSRVQEERGSKLASSGAVSKRIISLSENGYLGGIDKKKTDRDFSLETYDPTKVEKV, from the exons ATGTTCAGTGTCGAGGACCTTCTGATTTCTCATGGATACAAATTGACAAAAAATCCCCCTGTTTCATATGAGAACAGATATGATGGATACCGGCAAGAAATCGCGGGGAACAGATCCGCTCAGAGAACGCTGAATGGGTTTGAGGCAGAATCAAGAGCTGGAGCTTACAGCAAGAAACCTCTAGTAAAAACCAACTCGAGCAGCACTGAAAGCAGCCATGGGAGCCAAGGGAGGCAAGCAGGTCCTGGTTACCACCATGGCCTTCAGGGTTTGTCCACTTTTCATACTTCAGAAGGGGG ggTTTATGACAGGCCTCAATTAGCATGGTCTTCCCAGCCCAAGACTGATAAAGATCTTGCCTACTGGAGAAGACGAGGACAGGATTTCAGTGTGCTCCTGGGCTATTCCCAGAAAGGCTGCATGGAAATGAAAGgcctggctgcagccccagggacaccccagcagcccagggagagTCACCTGCAGGTGGGGATGGGTCCAGGGTATGTCAGAAGAAGTGGCTTGCAGGAGAACTGCGAAGCGCCCGGCGACTGCAAATGGCAAAGTCTGGGAATGGAAAGCTGGAACCAGCCGAAAAAGGTAGGGAGGCAAATGTCTGAGGGTGACAGGGAGAAACTGCTTCACGAGCTGTATTCACTGACCCTGGGAGACAATGTACTGAGCACCCACAAGGGAAAATCGCAGTCCTTGCCCAGGGTCCTTTCACCAGAGAGTATGAGGTGTGTGGAAATGCCTGCCCTGACCAACAGCAACAACTCACTCACTGTAACTAAAGGCCCCTCGTATCCCTCAAATAGACTGAGTGTGGAACCAGCCAAGCACCATGAAACGGGAGGCCATTTCCTTCCCCTTGTGAAACCCAAGTATGGGAGACCTCTGAAGCCTCCATCCTACGAACTGCAGCGGCAGACAAGGGCACCTGCAGAAACCGTGGGTTTCCAGGACCACTACCAGAAAGATGAATCCGTCCCCTACTTAGCCAAAGCTAATGAGCCAAGGCAAGATGTTTGCATTCAAGACCCTGGTTTGGAGCCCCCAGTCTATGTACCTCCTCCATCCTACAAATCCCCATCTCACCAAAACTTGACCCCACGTCCCCTCAATGAAGTGCCTAACAACGAGGCGTATGCCAGCAGCAACCAGCAGGGCCCTGTggagcaggctgtcccctgCCAACGACCAGCTGTGAATACCTTTGAAGCAGGGGGTGGCCCTTGCAAAGACAACCATCTTACTCATGGGAAGCAAAGCCATGTGAGGCGTCCTGCTGACTACCTGCGTTCTGTTCAGTATATTCCCTTTGATGATCCTCGGATACGACACATTAAAATTGCACCACCGGAAGGTCTGCAGGACAACAGTAAATACACTGAGAATGCATCCAGTCCCAGTTCTGGTGCTTTGCAAGAGAGAGATCTTGAAGTACAGTACAACAGTGCCTTCTTGGATGCATCTAACTTGCCCAGTTCTGCAAAGGGAGAAAGAACTTCCGAAAGctccacccacagcagcagatGGTTGGCACCATCCATCCGAGATCAGGGAAATTGTGCCTTGCCGGACCAAAGAGATAGTTGTAGCACAACTAATCACAGCCCCCAtaacaaaaccagcacagagtGCACAAAAGGCAAACTTTCTGTAACAAATTCACATATGGACAGCACCTGTGAGACTGTTACAAAAGTGAAAAAGTTTGAACCTGGAACTGGGATGCAGAGCAAAAagagttcaaagaaaaaaatgaatgaaactATATTTTGTTTGGTCTCTATCCCAGTGAAATCAGAATCCAATCTGCCAGATACAGATAGGAACAACAACATAACCCAGAGCCCTGATAAGAACGGGTTTGATAACAATGGGGCTTTGCAAGAACAAAGTCTCTTAAGTATGTCTTCAACAGACTTGGAGTTACAAGCTCTTACAGGAAGCATGACCAATAAAAATGAGTTACAAAAACAAGAGTTGTGGAGACCAGAAGAGTTCAAACAAATGAATGACCTCAGATTTATTCAGCCTACAAAACACGGAGAGCTCAAATACTCTGGCTCCTGGCCAGGTGATCAGTACAAAGACCAGCAGACACAGACAAGTTTCTCTGAAGAACCTAAAAGCCCACAGTTTTTCCATGGTACAAAGCCTGAGCAGCCCAATAGTAACCAACTGTCTCCAAAGCTCCCAGGGTGTATGGTATCTGTGATAGGGTCTAAACAGGCAGAGCCTGATGAGAGAATCTGCAGACAGAATGCTTATGGCATGAAGGGTCAGATGTACCTCAACCAGTCTAGCAACAGTGCATTTTCCAGGACTGCCACCTCAGTCCTTCAGGCTCACTCCCCAAAAGCCCATCAGAGCCAGCCTGTGCCTGCCCAGGAGAGGGAAAATGGCCTTCTTTCCAAAGGAGATATAGTTAAGGGAGAAGCAGGTGCTCCCTGCAACAGTAAAGAGCTGTTTGGGCAGTTCCTCTTGAAGCCTGTAAGTCGCCGTCCCTGGGATGCTATAAGTGAGCTAGAAAGTTTTAACAAGGAGCTgcaagagcaggaggagagcacAAGCAGTGAAGATGAGTTGGAAAGTGTTACTGCTTCTCTGCAGGCAGGTGCCTTTACACAGAGGAGGGCATCCAGAAATGAGAGGCCGAGTCAGGAGGAAAGTTGTGTTGGGAAATTTGGAACAGTTGTGCCAGAGGTGCCTGCATTTAAGTCAGGAAGAGTTAAAAGTAAGTCTGAAAGTTGGAGTGTGGAAATAGAGCATGGCAGCAAGCTGGGTTGCATTGGCTCTCAAGGCTTCTCAAAGCCAGGAGGGAGCAGTGAAGGAGTTGGGCCAGCAGATGGAAGTCTGATAACAGAAATGAGGACAGGGGAAGCCAAGAGCAGAACCAACAAGCAGCCAGTGCATGTGGGCCCTCTGGAGAAAGTTTTGTCCAGTAGCCCAAACAATTCATGTCACAGCAATCCTTTCAATAACCCTGTCTTGCAGGAGATGAGTGAAGACCAAAATTACCTAGACTTTGTTAAACTGAGCAAAGGTGCAACTCCCACAAATGACACAGTATTAGAGAGAGGCTCAATAACACGCTTGTCACTAACAAGGAGGAACCAAGGGCGCTCTGAGCCAGATCTGAGGTCAGTGGGACTTGATGTAACTTCAGGACCCGGTGCTAACAATTCTGACCACTCttcaaatgcaaatgcagtGGAAATCCCTGTGAATGAGTCACTGCAGGCAAGAGCTGCAAGAATTTTAGGCATAGATATAGCAGTGGAGTCTCTCCTTCCAGATGACAAGGTTGGGCCTCTCTCAGGCCCAGTAAATGGTGCCCAGGACTCTGAGTCATCAGTGGGCAGCACAGTAAGtgacaaagaaggaaaaaaggatgttTCCTATGAAGGCAGGCGAAAGTGTGGCTGGACAGAGAGTGCTCTCTTTGTCAGAGTGGGAGGCCGATCTTCACACCCTGATGAACGCCAGACCACTCAACAGGAAACCGGTGCTAAAACTCTGGCAACTGAGCAAGTTCTTGAACAACCTACAAGTCCCAGCCAAGGTGAGGACCAAAACTTGGTTTGCAAGTCAGCTGCCTATCAGCATTCGGAAAAGAAAGTGAGAAGCACCTCGAAAGTGATAGAGACACTTCAAGGCAAACTGACTTCTCCACCGAGCCGGACTGCCATGGATCGCTTGGTGCGGATGAAAGAAGTGGATTCGGTGTCCCGGATGAGACGTTTGAGCATTAAGAGTGCAGATTCAGGAGAGGAGGTGGATGAGGAGAAGCTGTCAAGGGtacaggaggagagaggaagcaAACTGGCAAGCTCAGGGGCTGTTTCCAAGCGTATTATCTCTCTCAGTGAAAACGGATATTTAGGTGGAATAGACAAGAAGAAGACTgacagagatttttctttag aaacgTATGACCCCACCAAAGTTGAAAAGGTGTGA
- the JCAD gene encoding junctional cadherin 5-associated protein isoform X1 yields the protein MFSVEDLLISHGYKLTKNPPVSYENRYDGYRQEIAGNRSAQRTLNGFEAESRAGAYSKKPLVKTNSSSTESSHGSQGRQAGPGYHHGLQGLSTFHTSEGGVYDRPQLAWSSQPKTDKDLAYWRRRGQDFSVLLGYSQKGCMEMKGLAAAPGTPQQPRESHLQVGMGPGYVRRSGLQENCEAPGDCKWQSLGMESWNQPKKVGRQMSEGDREKLLHELYSLTLGDNVLSTHKGKSQSLPRVLSPESMRCVEMPALTNSNNSLTVTKGPSYPSNRLSVEPAKHHETGGHFLPLVKPKYGRPLKPPSYELQRQTRAPAETVGFQDHYQKDESVPYLAKANEPRQDVCIQDPGLEPPVYVPPPSYKSPSHQNLTPRPLNEVPNNEAYASSNQQGPVEQAVPCQRPAVNTFEAGGGPCKDNHLTHGKQSHVRRPADYLRSVQYIPFDDPRIRHIKIAPPEGLQDNSKYTENASSPSSGALQERDLEVQYNSAFLDASNLPSSAKGERTSESSTHSSRWLAPSIRDQGNCALPDQRDSCSTTNHSPHNKTSTECTKGKLSVTNSHMDSTCETVTKVKKFEPGTGMQSKKSSKKKMNETIFCLVSIPVKSESNLPDTDRNNNITQSPDKNGFDNNGALQEQSLLSMSSTDLELQALTGSMTNKNELQKQELWRPEEFKQMNDLRFIQPTKHGELKYSGSWPGDQYKDQQTQTSFSEEPKSPQFFHGTKPEQPNSNQLSPKLPGCMVSVIGSKQAEPDERICRQNAYGMKGQMYLNQSSNSAFSRTATSVLQAHSPKAHQSQPVPAQERENGLLSKGDIVKGEAGAPCNSKELFGQFLLKPVSRRPWDAISELESFNKELQEQEESTSSEDELESVTASLQAGAFTQRRASRNERPSQEESCVGKFGTVVPEVPAFKSGRVKSKSESWSVEIEHGSKLGCIGSQGFSKPGGSSEGVGPADGSLITEMRTGEAKSRTNKQPVHVGPLEKVLSSSPNNSCHSNPFNNPVLQEMSEDQNYLDFVKLSKGATPTNDTVLERGSITRLSLTRRNQGRSEPDLRSVGLDVTSGPGANNSDHSSNANAVEIPVNESLQARAARILGIDIAVESLLPDDKVGPLSGPVNGAQDSESSVGSTVSDKEGKKDVSYEGRRKCGWTESALFVRVGGRSSHPDERQTTQQETGAKTLATEQVLEQPTSPSQGEDQNLVCKSAAYQHSEKKVRSTSKVIETLQGKLTSPPSRTAMDRLVRMKEVDSVSRMRRLSIKSADSGEEVDEEKLSRVQEERGSKLASSGAVSKRIISLSENGYLGGIDKKKTDRDFSLGKTLSITGDPSGYCFLM from the exons ATGTTCAGTGTCGAGGACCTTCTGATTTCTCATGGATACAAATTGACAAAAAATCCCCCTGTTTCATATGAGAACAGATATGATGGATACCGGCAAGAAATCGCGGGGAACAGATCCGCTCAGAGAACGCTGAATGGGTTTGAGGCAGAATCAAGAGCTGGAGCTTACAGCAAGAAACCTCTAGTAAAAACCAACTCGAGCAGCACTGAAAGCAGCCATGGGAGCCAAGGGAGGCAAGCAGGTCCTGGTTACCACCATGGCCTTCAGGGTTTGTCCACTTTTCATACTTCAGAAGGGGG ggTTTATGACAGGCCTCAATTAGCATGGTCTTCCCAGCCCAAGACTGATAAAGATCTTGCCTACTGGAGAAGACGAGGACAGGATTTCAGTGTGCTCCTGGGCTATTCCCAGAAAGGCTGCATGGAAATGAAAGgcctggctgcagccccagggacaccccagcagcccagggagagTCACCTGCAGGTGGGGATGGGTCCAGGGTATGTCAGAAGAAGTGGCTTGCAGGAGAACTGCGAAGCGCCCGGCGACTGCAAATGGCAAAGTCTGGGAATGGAAAGCTGGAACCAGCCGAAAAAGGTAGGGAGGCAAATGTCTGAGGGTGACAGGGAGAAACTGCTTCACGAGCTGTATTCACTGACCCTGGGAGACAATGTACTGAGCACCCACAAGGGAAAATCGCAGTCCTTGCCCAGGGTCCTTTCACCAGAGAGTATGAGGTGTGTGGAAATGCCTGCCCTGACCAACAGCAACAACTCACTCACTGTAACTAAAGGCCCCTCGTATCCCTCAAATAGACTGAGTGTGGAACCAGCCAAGCACCATGAAACGGGAGGCCATTTCCTTCCCCTTGTGAAACCCAAGTATGGGAGACCTCTGAAGCCTCCATCCTACGAACTGCAGCGGCAGACAAGGGCACCTGCAGAAACCGTGGGTTTCCAGGACCACTACCAGAAAGATGAATCCGTCCCCTACTTAGCCAAAGCTAATGAGCCAAGGCAAGATGTTTGCATTCAAGACCCTGGTTTGGAGCCCCCAGTCTATGTACCTCCTCCATCCTACAAATCCCCATCTCACCAAAACTTGACCCCACGTCCCCTCAATGAAGTGCCTAACAACGAGGCGTATGCCAGCAGCAACCAGCAGGGCCCTGTggagcaggctgtcccctgCCAACGACCAGCTGTGAATACCTTTGAAGCAGGGGGTGGCCCTTGCAAAGACAACCATCTTACTCATGGGAAGCAAAGCCATGTGAGGCGTCCTGCTGACTACCTGCGTTCTGTTCAGTATATTCCCTTTGATGATCCTCGGATACGACACATTAAAATTGCACCACCGGAAGGTCTGCAGGACAACAGTAAATACACTGAGAATGCATCCAGTCCCAGTTCTGGTGCTTTGCAAGAGAGAGATCTTGAAGTACAGTACAACAGTGCCTTCTTGGATGCATCTAACTTGCCCAGTTCTGCAAAGGGAGAAAGAACTTCCGAAAGctccacccacagcagcagatGGTTGGCACCATCCATCCGAGATCAGGGAAATTGTGCCTTGCCGGACCAAAGAGATAGTTGTAGCACAACTAATCACAGCCCCCAtaacaaaaccagcacagagtGCACAAAAGGCAAACTTTCTGTAACAAATTCACATATGGACAGCACCTGTGAGACTGTTACAAAAGTGAAAAAGTTTGAACCTGGAACTGGGATGCAGAGCAAAAagagttcaaagaaaaaaatgaatgaaactATATTTTGTTTGGTCTCTATCCCAGTGAAATCAGAATCCAATCTGCCAGATACAGATAGGAACAACAACATAACCCAGAGCCCTGATAAGAACGGGTTTGATAACAATGGGGCTTTGCAAGAACAAAGTCTCTTAAGTATGTCTTCAACAGACTTGGAGTTACAAGCTCTTACAGGAAGCATGACCAATAAAAATGAGTTACAAAAACAAGAGTTGTGGAGACCAGAAGAGTTCAAACAAATGAATGACCTCAGATTTATTCAGCCTACAAAACACGGAGAGCTCAAATACTCTGGCTCCTGGCCAGGTGATCAGTACAAAGACCAGCAGACACAGACAAGTTTCTCTGAAGAACCTAAAAGCCCACAGTTTTTCCATGGTACAAAGCCTGAGCAGCCCAATAGTAACCAACTGTCTCCAAAGCTCCCAGGGTGTATGGTATCTGTGATAGGGTCTAAACAGGCAGAGCCTGATGAGAGAATCTGCAGACAGAATGCTTATGGCATGAAGGGTCAGATGTACCTCAACCAGTCTAGCAACAGTGCATTTTCCAGGACTGCCACCTCAGTCCTTCAGGCTCACTCCCCAAAAGCCCATCAGAGCCAGCCTGTGCCTGCCCAGGAGAGGGAAAATGGCCTTCTTTCCAAAGGAGATATAGTTAAGGGAGAAGCAGGTGCTCCCTGCAACAGTAAAGAGCTGTTTGGGCAGTTCCTCTTGAAGCCTGTAAGTCGCCGTCCCTGGGATGCTATAAGTGAGCTAGAAAGTTTTAACAAGGAGCTgcaagagcaggaggagagcacAAGCAGTGAAGATGAGTTGGAAAGTGTTACTGCTTCTCTGCAGGCAGGTGCCTTTACACAGAGGAGGGCATCCAGAAATGAGAGGCCGAGTCAGGAGGAAAGTTGTGTTGGGAAATTTGGAACAGTTGTGCCAGAGGTGCCTGCATTTAAGTCAGGAAGAGTTAAAAGTAAGTCTGAAAGTTGGAGTGTGGAAATAGAGCATGGCAGCAAGCTGGGTTGCATTGGCTCTCAAGGCTTCTCAAAGCCAGGAGGGAGCAGTGAAGGAGTTGGGCCAGCAGATGGAAGTCTGATAACAGAAATGAGGACAGGGGAAGCCAAGAGCAGAACCAACAAGCAGCCAGTGCATGTGGGCCCTCTGGAGAAAGTTTTGTCCAGTAGCCCAAACAATTCATGTCACAGCAATCCTTTCAATAACCCTGTCTTGCAGGAGATGAGTGAAGACCAAAATTACCTAGACTTTGTTAAACTGAGCAAAGGTGCAACTCCCACAAATGACACAGTATTAGAGAGAGGCTCAATAACACGCTTGTCACTAACAAGGAGGAACCAAGGGCGCTCTGAGCCAGATCTGAGGTCAGTGGGACTTGATGTAACTTCAGGACCCGGTGCTAACAATTCTGACCACTCttcaaatgcaaatgcagtGGAAATCCCTGTGAATGAGTCACTGCAGGCAAGAGCTGCAAGAATTTTAGGCATAGATATAGCAGTGGAGTCTCTCCTTCCAGATGACAAGGTTGGGCCTCTCTCAGGCCCAGTAAATGGTGCCCAGGACTCTGAGTCATCAGTGGGCAGCACAGTAAGtgacaaagaaggaaaaaaggatgttTCCTATGAAGGCAGGCGAAAGTGTGGCTGGACAGAGAGTGCTCTCTTTGTCAGAGTGGGAGGCCGATCTTCACACCCTGATGAACGCCAGACCACTCAACAGGAAACCGGTGCTAAAACTCTGGCAACTGAGCAAGTTCTTGAACAACCTACAAGTCCCAGCCAAGGTGAGGACCAAAACTTGGTTTGCAAGTCAGCTGCCTATCAGCATTCGGAAAAGAAAGTGAGAAGCACCTCGAAAGTGATAGAGACACTTCAAGGCAAACTGACTTCTCCACCGAGCCGGACTGCCATGGATCGCTTGGTGCGGATGAAAGAAGTGGATTCGGTGTCCCGGATGAGACGTTTGAGCATTAAGAGTGCAGATTCAGGAGAGGAGGTGGATGAGGAGAAGCTGTCAAGGGtacaggaggagagaggaagcaAACTGGCAAGCTCAGGGGCTGTTTCCAAGCGTATTATCTCTCTCAGTGAAAACGGATATTTAGGTGGAATAGACAAGAAGAAGACTgacagagatttttctttagGTAAGACCCTATCTATTACGGGAGATCCGAGTGGGTACTGTTTCCTTATGTAA